One segment of Polaribacter huanghezhanensis DNA contains the following:
- a CDS encoding TAT-variant-translocated molybdopterin oxidoreductase has protein sequence MASNKKYWQSVEELKEGSIVETLSKNEFVEEIPTDEFLGDKETLEASSTTRRDFLKYVGFTTAAASLAACEGPVRKSIPYVIKPDDITVGLADWYATTIADGYDFANILVKTREGRPILVMPNKEANGKTNARVQASVLSLYDNQLRLKEPQNRESFLTWEDANTQIAKKLNDLKTANEAVVLLTGTLASPSTEKIISEFTTAFPNVKHVVYDAVSESGALDAFEAFYGTRSLPTYHFDIAKVIVSVGADFLGDWQGGYDKSYTEGRKPAEGKMSRHIQFESNMTLTGANADKRVLLKPSEQVFALINLYNHVTSSSLSSKATPVDAEIKKAADQLKKAGANGVVVTGLNDKNAQIIAMAINIALQSRVMDAATTNTIREGNDADVAEFVADMKSGKVKGLITHNVNPVYSLPNGSDFAKQIGKLKLSVALSEQFDETASATEFALPMSHFLESWGDVSLTSGVHSLVQPTIQTLFNSRQLQDVLLNWSGNSTSYYDYLKAFWASNILKGKSWSQALHDGTFKKAASNSVAAKSVDISAAVSSLNKKTTSSSMELNLFTSIALGDGKQANNPWLQELPDPLTRAAWDNYITMSMPDARELGFSNPVQDNGAIDGQYANITVNGVTVSNIPVMVQPGQANGSIGLALGYGRTQNLKDAMVVGVNAFPLYFNSNYIQTGVSIEKASGTHKFACTQVQKTIAGRHDILKQATLAQLNDHSLDPKETWNKPAMASLNHKEVEANSVDLWDAQDRSIGHHFNLSIDLTSCTGCGACVVACHAENNVPVVGKHEVRVGRDMHWLRIDRYYSSEASEVGSKEGKITIAEFSKKYPNIADKDLERKYAEKVLELSGGDLFATIETTAENPTVAFQPMMCQHCNHAPCETVCPVAATSHGRQGQNQMAYNRCVGTRYCANNCPYRVRRFNWFQYSNNNEFDFNMNDEYGKMVLNPDVVVRSRGVMEKCSMCIQMTQATILKAKNEGRKIDKNEFSTACSAACTTGAMVFGDINNPEDTVAQLKDDKRAFHVLDYIGTKPNVVYQVKVNNTNEA, from the coding sequence ATGGCTTCAAACAAAAAATACTGGCAAAGTGTTGAGGAACTTAAAGAAGGTTCTATTGTTGAAACGCTAAGTAAAAATGAATTTGTAGAAGAAATTCCAACAGATGAATTTTTAGGAGATAAAGAAACTTTAGAAGCATCATCTACAACAAGAAGAGATTTCTTAAAATATGTAGGATTTACAACTGCAGCTGCATCTTTAGCTGCTTGTGAGGGCCCTGTTAGAAAATCTATTCCGTATGTGATAAAACCAGATGATATTACAGTTGGTCTTGCAGATTGGTATGCAACAACAATTGCAGATGGTTATGACTTCGCAAATATTTTGGTAAAGACGAGAGAAGGTCGTCCTATTTTAGTAATGCCAAATAAAGAAGCTAACGGAAAAACAAATGCGCGTGTTCAAGCTTCGGTTTTATCTTTATATGATAATCAATTACGTTTAAAAGAACCTCAAAACAGAGAATCTTTTTTAACTTGGGAGGACGCAAATACTCAAATAGCTAAAAAATTAAATGATTTAAAAACTGCAAATGAAGCTGTTGTTTTATTAACAGGAACATTGGCAAGTCCATCTACAGAAAAAATTATCTCAGAATTTACAACTGCATTTCCAAATGTAAAACATGTTGTATATGATGCAGTATCAGAATCTGGAGCTTTAGATGCATTTGAAGCTTTTTACGGAACACGTTCTTTACCAACATATCATTTTGATATAGCAAAAGTGATTGTTTCTGTTGGAGCAGATTTCTTAGGAGATTGGCAAGGTGGTTATGATAAAAGTTATACAGAAGGTAGAAAACCTGCAGAAGGTAAAATGTCTCGTCATATTCAGTTTGAATCTAACATGACATTAACTGGAGCAAATGCAGATAAAAGAGTTCTTTTAAAACCCTCTGAACAAGTTTTTGCTTTAATCAATTTATACAATCACGTAACTAGTTCTAGTTTATCTTCTAAAGCAACACCTGTTGATGCAGAAATAAAGAAAGCAGCTGATCAGTTAAAGAAAGCTGGTGCAAACGGAGTTGTAGTTACTGGTTTAAATGATAAAAATGCTCAAATAATTGCAATGGCAATTAACATTGCATTGCAAAGTAGGGTAATGGATGCGGCTACAACGAATACTATCAGAGAAGGAAACGATGCTGATGTTGCTGAATTCGTTGCTGATATGAAATCAGGAAAAGTAAAAGGGTTAATTACACACAATGTAAATCCGGTGTACTCTTTACCAAACGGAAGTGATTTTGCGAAACAAATCGGTAAATTAAAATTATCGGTTGCGTTATCTGAACAATTTGATGAAACAGCAAGTGCAACAGAATTTGCATTACCAATGTCTCATTTCTTAGAATCTTGGGGCGATGTTAGTTTAACTTCAGGTGTTCATAGTTTGGTGCAACCAACAATTCAGACTTTATTTAATTCTCGTCAATTACAAGATGTATTGTTAAATTGGTCTGGAAACTCAACTTCTTATTACGATTATTTAAAAGCTTTTTGGGCTTCAAATATATTAAAAGGAAAATCATGGAGTCAAGCATTGCATGATGGAACATTTAAAAAAGCTGCTTCTAATTCAGTTGCTGCAAAATCTGTAGATATTTCAGCAGCAGTTTCTAGCTTAAATAAAAAAACAACCTCTTCTAGTATGGAGTTAAACTTGTTTACGTCAATCGCTTTAGGTGATGGTAAACAAGCAAACAATCCATGGTTACAAGAATTGCCAGATCCATTAACAAGAGCAGCTTGGGATAATTATATTACCATGTCTATGCCAGATGCTAGAGAATTAGGTTTTTCTAATCCGGTGCAAGATAATGGAGCAATCGACGGGCAATATGCAAATATTACTGTAAATGGAGTGACAGTTTCTAATATTCCAGTGATGGTTCAACCAGGACAAGCAAATGGTTCTATTGGTTTAGCTTTAGGATATGGAAGAACTCAAAACTTAAAAGATGCAATGGTTGTTGGAGTAAATGCATTTCCATTATACTTCAATTCAAATTATATACAAACAGGTGTTTCTATAGAAAAAGCGAGCGGAACACATAAGTTTGCATGTACACAAGTACAAAAAACAATTGCAGGAAGACACGACATTTTAAAACAAGCTACTTTAGCGCAATTAAATGATCATTCTTTAGATCCAAAAGAGACTTGGAATAAACCAGCAATGGCATCATTAAATCACAAAGAAGTAGAAGCAAATTCTGTAGATCTTTGGGATGCACAAGATCGTAGCATTGGTCATCATTTTAATTTATCAATCGATTTAACATCTTGTACAGGATGTGGAGCTTGTGTAGTTGCATGTCATGCAGAAAATAATGTTCCGGTTGTTGGGAAACACGAAGTAAGAGTTGGTAGAGATATGCACTGGTTGCGTATTGACAGATATTATTCTTCTGAAGCTAGTGAAGTGGGTTCAAAAGAAGGAAAAATAACAATAGCGGAGTTTTCTAAAAAATATCCAAATATTGCAGACAAAGATTTAGAAAGAAAATATGCTGAAAAAGTTCTTGAATTAAGTGGTGGAGATTTATTTGCTACTATAGAAACTACAGCAGAAAATCCTACGGTTGCTTTTCAACCAATGATGTGTCAACACTGTAATCACGCACCGTGTGAAACGGTTTGTCCTGTTGCAGCAACATCTCACGGTCGTCAAGGTCAAAATCAAATGGCATATAACCGTTGTGTAGGAACAAGATATTGTGCAAACAACTGTCCATATAGAGTTCGTCGTTTCAACTGGTTTCAATACAGTAATAATAACGAGTTTGACTTTAACATGAATGATGAATACGGTAAAATGGTGTTAAATCCAGATGTTGTAGTTCGTTCTAGAGGAGTTATGGAAAAATGTTCTATGTGTATTCAAATGACTCAAGCTACCATCTTAAAAGCAAAAAATGAAGGTAGAAAAATTGATAAAAATGAATTTTCTACAGCATGTTCAGCAGCTTGTACAACAGGAGCAATGGTATTTGGAGATATCAATAATCCGGAGGATACAGTTGCACAATTAAAAGATGATAAAAGAGCTTTCCACGTGTTAGATTATATTGGTACAAAACCAAATGTAGTGTATCAAGTAAAGGTTAATAATACAAACGAAGCGTAA
- a CDS encoding c-type cytochrome, with protein sequence MKNFTKIIFALIALVTIVSCGDKRTRSVQYMPDMYVAVPYEPNGANGLNDNPNGSNLKPVEGTIARGQVPYDYPNTTEGYNAALKELKSPLEDTEANMTNGKKMFGIYCATCHGVKGDGNGVLVQRDKFSGVPNYKDRAITEGSIYHVIMYGRGIMGSHASQLTVKERWQVVHYVEKLRNDLLK encoded by the coding sequence ATGAAGAATTTTACAAAAATAATTTTCGCTTTAATAGCACTAGTAACAATTGTTTCTTGTGGAGACAAACGTACGCGAAGTGTACAATACATGCCAGATATGTATGTAGCTGTTCCTTATGAACCAAATGGAGCTAATGGATTAAATGACAATCCAAATGGTTCTAATTTAAAACCAGTTGAAGGAACAATCGCTAGAGGACAAGTGCCTTATGATTACCCAAATACTACTGAAGGATATAATGCTGCATTAAAAGAATTAAAATCTCCATTAGAAGATACTGAGGCAAATATGACAAACGGGAAAAAAATGTTTGGAATTTACTGTGCAACTTGTCATGGAGTTAAAGGAGATGGAAATGGTGTTTTAGTTCAAAGAGATAAGTTTAGTGGAGTTCCAAATTATAAAGATAGAGCTATTACAGAAGGAAGTATTTATCACGTAATTATGTATGGTAGAGGAATTATGGGTTCTCATGCATCTCAATTAACCGTAAAAGAACGTTGGCAAGTTGTTCACTATGTAGAAAAACTAAGAAACGATTTATTAAAATAA
- a CDS encoding SPOR domain-containing protein, whose protein sequence is MKSIFVYFLFTIIIGITNVNGQTNTSNEVKSLIKKKIEYNKKNGYGFRIQLESGHETAIKTTQSKFRIERPTIKTYILFESPEWKVQVGDYKTRLEADKILNEIKKKFPSAIIVPR, encoded by the coding sequence ATGAAATCAATTTTTGTGTATTTTTTATTTACAATTATTATTGGAATAACGAATGTAAATGGGCAAACAAACACGAGTAACGAGGTAAAATCTCTTATTAAAAAGAAGATAGAGTACAACAAAAAAAATGGCTATGGGTTTAGAATTCAGTTAGAAAGCGGACATGAAACTGCAATTAAAACTACGCAAAGTAAATTTAGAATAGAGCGTCCAACAATTAAAACCTATATTTTATTTGAATCTCCAGAATGGAAAGTGCAAGTTGGGGATTACAAAACTAGATTGGAAGCTGATAAGATTTTAAATGAAATTAAAAAGAAATTTCCATCGGCAATTATTGTTCCTAGATAA
- a CDS encoding DUF3341 domain-containing protein, with amino-acid sequence MSNKVIHAFYNDDEVVLDAVKKVKAAHHHIEEVFCPFPVHGLDKAMGLAPTRIAIASFMYGVLGLGTAIWMTNYMMIQDWPQDIGGKPNFSWWLNMPAFVPILFELTVFFAAHLMVITFYMRSRIWPFKEAENPDPRTTDDHFLMEIPVHNNEEELIALLKETGAVEINVVEKH; translated from the coding sequence ATGAGTAATAAAGTTATACACGCATTTTATAATGATGATGAAGTTGTTCTTGACGCTGTTAAGAAAGTAAAAGCAGCACATCATCATATTGAAGAAGTATTTTGTCCTTTTCCGGTTCATGGATTAGACAAAGCCATGGGTTTAGCACCAACACGTATTGCTATTGCATCATTTATGTATGGAGTATTAGGTTTGGGTACTGCAATTTGGATGACTAATTATATGATGATTCAAGATTGGCCACAAGATATTGGAGGGAAACCAAACTTTTCTTGGTGGTTAAATATGCCAGCATTTGTGCCAATTTTATTTGAATTAACAGTTTTCTTTGCAGCTCATTTAATGGTAATTACTTTTTACATGAGAAGTAGAATTTGGCCATTTAAAGAAGCTGAAAACCCAGATCCAAGAACTACAGATGATCATTTTTTAATGGAAATTCCTGTTCATAATAATGAAGAAGAATTAATAGCATTATTAAAAGAAACGGGCGCTGTAGAAATAAACGTAGTAGAAAAGCACTAA
- the nrfD gene encoding NrfD/PsrC family molybdoenzyme membrane anchor subunit has product MSHYEAPIREPLILGDKSYHDITEDIARPIEGKANKNWYIAFYISLAAMLWGFGCIFYTVGTGIGVWGLNKNIGWAWDITNFVWWVGIGHAGTLISAVLLLFRQKWRMAINRSAEAMTIFAVFQAGLFPIIHMGRPWNGYWVLPIPNQFGSLWVNFNSPLLWDVFAISTYLSVSLVFWWTGLLPDFAMIRDRAVKPFQKKIYSLLSFGWSGRAKDWQRFEEVSLVLAGLATPLVLSVHTIVSMDFATSINPGWHSTIFPPYFVAGAIFSGFAMVQTLLGIMRKVTNLENYITRLHIEYMNMVIILTGGIVAVAYASEFFIAWYTGSPYENYTYMSVGAATGPYAWAFWSLILFNIAIPQLLWIKKFRRSFIISFIISIAINIGMWFERFDIIAIVLSKGHLPSTWWRFEPTFVDIGIFIGTIGFFFVLFLLYARTFPVIAQAEVKTILKSSGENYKKLRDGNHE; this is encoded by the coding sequence ATGTCTCATTACGAAGCACCCATTAGGGAACCATTAATATTAGGTGATAAAAGTTACCACGATATTACTGAAGATATTGCAAGACCTATTGAAGGAAAGGCAAATAAAAATTGGTATATAGCATTTTATATTTCTTTAGCAGCAATGTTATGGGGATTTGGATGTATTTTCTATACTGTAGGAACAGGAATTGGAGTTTGGGGATTGAACAAGAACATAGGATGGGCTTGGGATATTACAAACTTTGTATGGTGGGTTGGTATTGGTCATGCCGGTACGTTAATTTCTGCTGTACTTTTATTATTCCGCCAAAAATGGAGAATGGCAATTAACCGTTCTGCTGAAGCAATGACAATCTTTGCTGTTTTTCAAGCAGGATTATTTCCAATTATCCACATGGGAAGACCATGGAACGGATATTGGGTGTTGCCAATTCCAAATCAATTTGGATCATTATGGGTAAACTTTAACTCACCATTACTTTGGGATGTATTTGCAATTTCAACCTATTTATCAGTATCATTGGTTTTCTGGTGGACAGGTTTATTACCGGATTTTGCAATGATTAGAGATAGAGCAGTAAAGCCTTTTCAAAAGAAAATCTATTCGTTATTATCTTTTGGATGGTCTGGAAGAGCAAAAGACTGGCAACGTTTTGAAGAAGTATCTTTAGTATTGGCAGGTTTAGCAACTCCATTAGTACTTTCTGTACACACAATTGTATCGATGGATTTTGCAACATCAATCAATCCAGGATGGCACTCAACAATTTTTCCACCATATTTCGTAGCTGGTGCAATCTTTTCTGGATTTGCAATGGTACAAACCTTGTTGGGAATTATGCGTAAAGTAACCAACTTAGAAAACTACATTACTCGTTTACATATAGAATATATGAATATGGTAATCATCTTAACAGGTGGTATTGTAGCTGTTGCATATGCGTCAGAATTCTTTATTGCTTGGTACACAGGTTCTCCTTACGAGAATTACACATATATGTCTGTTGGAGCAGCAACGGGTCCTTATGCTTGGGCATTTTGGTCTTTGATATTATTTAATATTGCAATTCCACAGTTATTATGGATTAAGAAGTTTAGAAGAAGTTTTATTATTTCTTTTATCATTTCTATTGCCATTAATATTGGAATGTGGTTTGAGCGTTTTGATATTATCGCAATTGTATTAAGTAAAGGTCATTTACCATCAACTTGGTGGCGTTTTGAACCAACATTTGTAGATATAGGAATCTTTATTGGAACTATTGGATTCTTCTTTGTATTGTTTCTACTGTATGCAAGAACTTTCCCAGTAATTGCACAAGCAGAGGTAAAAACGATTTTGAAATCTTCAGGAGAAAATTATAAAAAATTAAGAGACGGAAATCATGAGTAA
- a CDS encoding cytochrome c3 family protein translates to MKSVEKHSKLTRLLLKSFTFLLIFSMSLSMHAQATVDAARQSEGRKLFKSLCSSCHKLDKKFIGPALGKIEEQKDAAWLKSWIKDNNAFRASGNADAIAIFEEFNGAAMTTFPQLTDKNIEDILYYTTVGEPKKAAPAGGNATVVVEKEASPWLTRILIAIIVIGLLIIANLLKVISLLKGAPKTPGLLANVQELWVGFKRNTFLHVLLTIFLALTTAYVLFGTLFQIGVDEGYQPIQPIAFSHAIHAGDNKIDCQYCHSSAKHSKTSGIPSANVCMNCHKNISEVADDTKIESMNMGKKELDKEIQKLYTAAGWDADNLTYTGKTQPIKWVRVHNLPDFAYFNHSQHVTAGNQKCQTCHGPVETMDEVYQFSPLTMGWCINCHKQTKVDLKGNAYYTKIHEELSKKYGVESVTVAQLGGKECGKCHY, encoded by the coding sequence ATGAAAAGTGTGGAAAAACACAGTAAATTAACCAGATTACTACTAAAAAGTTTTACTTTCCTTTTAATTTTTTCAATGAGTCTTTCTATGCATGCGCAAGCAACTGTAGATGCGGCAAGACAATCAGAAGGTAGAAAATTGTTTAAATCATTATGTTCTTCGTGTCATAAACTTGATAAAAAGTTTATTGGGCCGGCTTTAGGTAAGATTGAAGAACAAAAAGATGCAGCTTGGTTAAAATCTTGGATTAAAGATAACAATGCTTTTAGAGCTTCTGGGAATGCAGATGCTATTGCAATTTTTGAGGAGTTCAATGGTGCAGCAATGACAACCTTTCCTCAGTTAACAGATAAAAATATCGAAGACATTCTTTATTATACTACTGTTGGCGAGCCTAAAAAAGCGGCACCTGCAGGAGGTAATGCTACTGTTGTCGTAGAAAAAGAAGCTTCTCCGTGGTTAACTAGAATTCTAATTGCAATTATTGTAATTGGTCTTTTAATTATTGCTAACTTATTAAAAGTGATTAGCCTATTAAAAGGAGCGCCAAAAACGCCAGGGTTACTAGCAAATGTACAAGAGTTGTGGGTTGGGTTTAAAAGAAATACATTTTTACATGTGTTACTTACCATCTTTTTAGCCTTAACAACTGCTTATGTGTTATTTGGAACATTATTTCAAATTGGTGTTGATGAAGGATATCAACCAATTCAGCCAATTGCTTTTTCGCATGCTATTCATGCAGGTGATAATAAAATAGATTGTCAATATTGTCACTCATCAGCAAAGCATAGTAAAACTTCAGGGATTCCATCAGCAAATGTTTGTATGAATTGTCATAAAAATATTTCAGAAGTTGCAGATGATACTAAGATTGAATCTATGAATATGGGTAAAAAAGAATTAGACAAAGAAATTCAAAAATTATATACAGCTGCTGGTTGGGATGCAGATAATTTAACATATACAGGAAAAACACAGCCTATTAAATGGGTTAGAGTTCATAATTTACCAGATTTTGCATATTTTAATCACTCACAACACGTAACAGCAGGTAATCAAAAATGCCAAACATGTCATGGTCCGGTTGAGACGATGGATGAAGTATATCAGTTTTCTCCATTAACAATGGGTTGGTGTATCAATTGTCATAAACAAACAAAGGTAGATTTAAAAGGAAATGCATATTACACTAAAATCCACGAAGAGTTGTCTAAAAAATATGGTGTTGAGTCTGTAACAGTTGCTCAATTAGGTGGAAAAGAATGTGGTAAATGTCACTATTAA